In one Streptomyces sp. NBC_01241 genomic region, the following are encoded:
- a CDS encoding polyamine aminopropyltransferase, translated as MIDQQVSLRGGAACLPVRPRTGRCLVLAAVFVCAACGLVYELELVALASYLIGDSVTQASVVLSVMVFAMGVGSLLAKRLRSRAAVGFGLIEAALALVGGSSAIVLYASFAWIGESRFALVGFSLTIGVLIGAEIPLLMTLIQRVDRQDAGGTVADLFAADYVGALVGGLAFPFLLLPVLGQLTGALLTGTVNAAAGGALVLWVFRRDLTSRSRWLLILVNVMVIAVLATATALVDDFERAARRAVYGDGVRVAVQTGVQEVVLTGAGRGSLDLYLDGRLRVSGRDEYRYHEALVHPAMSGPRARVLILGGGDGLAAREVLRYPEVRGVTLVELDSGLTRLARTDRALSALNAHAFRDPRLTAVDADAFNWLRGAHGRYDVVISDLPDPGISDSTKLYSAEFYGLIAETLAPGGRLVVHGGPPVTRPRTYWTVDASMRAAGLRTRPYRISGRLPDFAAGPDRATHRARAEDGWGFVLAGRGTAPALRLGPGVPKLRSLTQPSLVCAGRDAESARPRGPLPPSTLVHPRYWEER; from the coding sequence ATGATCGACCAGCAGGTGTCGCTGCGAGGGGGCGCGGCGTGTCTTCCCGTACGGCCGAGGACCGGCCGGTGTCTCGTGCTGGCCGCTGTCTTCGTCTGTGCCGCCTGCGGTCTGGTGTACGAGCTCGAACTGGTGGCGCTCGCTTCCTACTTGATCGGTGATTCGGTCACCCAGGCGTCCGTCGTGCTCTCCGTGATGGTGTTCGCGATGGGCGTCGGCTCGCTCCTCGCGAAACGTTTACGCAGCCGTGCCGCGGTCGGTTTCGGGCTGATCGAGGCGGCGCTCGCACTCGTCGGCGGTTCCTCGGCGATCGTGCTGTACGCGTCGTTCGCCTGGATCGGGGAGTCGCGGTTCGCCCTGGTCGGGTTCTCGCTCACGATCGGCGTCCTGATCGGTGCGGAGATCCCCCTGTTGATGACGCTGATCCAGCGGGTCGACCGGCAGGACGCGGGCGGGACCGTCGCGGATCTGTTCGCCGCCGACTACGTGGGCGCGCTGGTCGGCGGGCTGGCATTCCCCTTCCTGCTGCTGCCGGTGCTCGGCCAGCTCACGGGGGCGCTGCTGACCGGCACGGTCAACGCGGCGGCGGGCGGGGCGCTGGTGCTGTGGGTGTTCCGGCGGGACCTCACCTCGCGCTCCCGGTGGCTGCTGATCCTCGTCAACGTCATGGTGATCGCCGTGCTCGCCACCGCGACCGCGCTGGTCGACGACTTCGAGCGGGCGGCGCGGCGTGCCGTGTACGGGGACGGGGTGCGGGTCGCGGTGCAGACCGGGGTGCAGGAGGTCGTGCTGACGGGGGCGGGCCGCGGCTCCCTCGACCTGTATCTGGACGGGCGACTGCGGGTCAGCGGGCGCGACGAGTACCGCTACCACGAGGCGCTGGTGCATCCGGCGATGAGCGGGCCGCGCGCCCGCGTCCTGATCCTGGGCGGCGGCGACGGCCTGGCCGCACGGGAGGTGCTGCGCTACCCGGAGGTACGCGGCGTCACCCTCGTCGAGCTCGACTCCGGTCTCACCCGGCTGGCCCGTACCGACCGCGCGCTCTCGGCGCTGAACGCCCACGCGTTCCGTGATCCGCGGCTGACGGCCGTCGACGCGGACGCCTTCAACTGGCTGCGAGGGGCGCACGGCAGGTACGACGTGGTGATCTCCGATCTGCCCGACCCGGGGATCTCCGACAGCACGAAGCTGTACTCGGCGGAGTTCTACGGTCTGATCGCCGAGACCCTCGCCCCGGGCGGCCGGCTGGTGGTGCACGGGGGCCCGCCGGTCACCCGGCCGCGTACGTACTGGACGGTGGATGCGTCGATGAGGGCGGCGGGCCTGCGCACCCGCCCGTACCGGATCAGCGGCCGGCTCCCCGATTTCGCGGCCGGCCCCGACCGGGCCACGCACCGGGCGCGGGCCGAGGACGGCTGGGGCTTCGTCCTCGCCGGCCGGGGCACGGCGCCCGCGCTCCGGCTCGGCCCCGGGGTGCCGAAGCTGCGGTCGCTGACACAGCCCTCGCTGGTGTGCGCGGGGCGGGACGCGGAGAGCGCCCGGCCGCGCGGGCCGCTGCCGCCGTCGACGCTGGTGCATCCGCGGTACTGGGAGGAGCGGTGA
- a CDS encoding DUF2617 family protein: MLTTLQTAYSDTRAADLAWALGREPLPALAVLDLDLAGARLQMRLLGASHQVLLEEDRGTCSETVACIPGSSTPLPLGVAKRLGEWEYEFAARVETLSAGSFAGRAQELLALVADHPHGLAGTFPGSPHAFTAMLGQRTEGQVRWRTWHAYPQEGQLVVTRTRVGMRIPAAAH; encoded by the coding sequence ATGCTCACGACCCTCCAGACGGCCTATTCCGACACCCGTGCTGCCGACCTGGCCTGGGCGCTGGGGCGCGAACCGCTCCCCGCCCTGGCCGTGCTCGACCTCGATCTCGCGGGTGCCCGGCTTCAGATGCGCCTGCTCGGCGCCTCCCACCAGGTCCTCCTGGAGGAGGACCGGGGTACCTGTTCCGAAACCGTCGCGTGCATCCCCGGCAGCAGCACACCGCTGCCGCTCGGGGTCGCCAAACGGCTCGGTGAATGGGAGTACGAGTTCGCGGCGCGCGTCGAGACGCTCTCGGCGGGCTCGTTCGCCGGGCGCGCGCAGGAACTCCTCGCGCTCGTGGCCGACCATCCCCACGGTCTCGCCGGGACGTTCCCCGGCAGCCCGCACGCCTTCACCGCCATGCTCGGCCAGCGGACCGAGGGCCAGGTGCGGTGGCGCACCTGGCATGCGTATCCGCAGGAGGGGCAGTTGGTGGTGACGCGTACCCGAGTGGGGATGCGGATTCCGGCGGCAGCACACTGA